A stretch of Effusibacillus lacus DNA encodes these proteins:
- a CDS encoding SpoVR family protein produces the protein MTNEEIRKLEASIDQMMKLARSFGLDFYEMRFEICPADIIYTFGAYGMPTRFSHWSFGKAFHRMKMQYDFGLSRIYELVINSDPCYAFLLDGNTLIQNKLVSAHVLAHCDFFKNNARFAHTSRYMVESMAVSADRIRSYEIQYGKNAVEELLDAALAIQEHIDPSFVGRKRPREDVVPKEKKPDVKSPYQDLWDLDRSDRKEKPNQEEPVPQKIPARPEKDLVLFIMEHSKILTDWQRDVLSMIRDEMLYFWPQLETKIMNEGWATYWHLRIMRELDLTEEETIDFARMHAGVVLPSRTSINPYHVGLKMWEDIEKRWNNPTREERERWGRQPGKGREKMFEIREAESDISFLRNYLTKDLVEEMDLYLYQKVGNEWKIVEKDWEKVRDQLCAARVNGGFPVLLVQDGDYLRNGELYIKHEYEGVELDIKYVEKTLPYVHRLWGRPVHLETVLENRSVLFTYDGKKSHRKFL, from the coding sequence ATGACTAACGAAGAAATCAGGAAACTTGAAGCCTCAATCGATCAGATGATGAAACTTGCCCGATCTTTCGGGCTTGATTTTTATGAAATGCGGTTCGAGATCTGTCCGGCAGACATCATCTACACATTTGGCGCTTACGGCATGCCGACCCGATTTTCCCATTGGAGTTTCGGGAAAGCCTTCCACCGCATGAAGATGCAGTACGATTTCGGACTGAGCCGCATCTACGAACTGGTCATCAACTCCGACCCGTGTTACGCCTTTCTGCTTGACGGGAACACGTTGATCCAGAACAAACTGGTGTCCGCGCACGTACTGGCCCACTGCGATTTCTTCAAGAACAACGCCCGGTTCGCCCATACTTCCCGCTATATGGTGGAGAGCATGGCAGTGTCAGCCGATCGCATCCGGTCTTATGAGATCCAATACGGGAAAAACGCGGTGGAAGAACTTCTGGATGCGGCGCTTGCCATTCAGGAACACATCGACCCTTCCTTCGTGGGCAGAAAACGTCCCCGCGAAGATGTGGTGCCGAAAGAGAAAAAGCCGGACGTGAAGTCGCCTTACCAGGATTTGTGGGATCTTGACAGATCCGACCGCAAGGAAAAACCGAATCAGGAGGAACCCGTTCCGCAAAAAATACCCGCCAGACCCGAGAAAGACCTGGTTCTGTTCATTATGGAACACAGCAAAATCTTAACCGATTGGCAGCGGGACGTTCTGTCGATGATCCGGGATGAAATGCTCTACTTCTGGCCGCAGCTGGAAACCAAGATCATGAATGAAGGCTGGGCGACCTATTGGCACCTGCGCATCATGCGCGAACTGGATCTGACGGAGGAGGAAACCATCGATTTTGCCCGGATGCATGCGGGGGTGGTCCTGCCGTCACGGACCAGCATTAACCCTTACCACGTTGGGCTCAAGATGTGGGAGGATATCGAGAAACGCTGGAACAATCCGACCAGGGAAGAACGGGAACGGTGGGGACGGCAACCCGGCAAGGGCCGGGAGAAGATGTTTGAAATCCGGGAAGCGGAGTCGGACATTTCCTTCCTGCGCAACTACCTGACCAAGGATCTGGTCGAGGAAATGGATCTCTACCTGTACCAAAAGGTCGGAAACGAGTGGAAGATTGTGGAGAAAGACTGGGAGAAGGTTCGCGATCAGCTGTGTGCGGCCCGGGTGAACGGAGGATTCCCGGTGCTGCTGGTGCAGGACGGCGACTACCTGCGCAACGGGGAACTCTACATCAAGCATGAATACGAAGGGGTCGAACTGGACATCAAGTATGTGGAGAAGACCCTTCCCTATGTCCATCGCCTCTGGGGCCGCCCGGTCCATCTGGAAACCGTCCTGGAGAACCGATCGGTGCTGTTCACGTATGACGGGAAGAAGTCGCACCGAAAGTTTTTGTAA